A stretch of Plasmodium chabaudi chabaudi strain AS genome assembly, chromosome: 14 DNA encodes these proteins:
- a CDS encoding structural maintenance of chromosomes protein 2, putative — MHIEEIILDGFKSYPTKTVIGPFHPQFNAITGLNGSGKSNVLDAICFVMGINNLNLIRVNRLDELIYKQGQAGITKGSVTIKFNNEEKPSPLQEPYRDMKTITITRQIMLGGRNRYLLNSHNAKPKDISDFFQSLKLNINNPHFLIMQGKITKVINMKPIELLGLIEESSGTKLYEVKRTNAIKLMVKKDQKLEEINKVLVEEIEPTLIKLKKEKEEYNKFISNNEEIEKYEKLDISYKYYVAKNIMIKNQEKIEECTNEQNEIESNINSINDEIEKYKMDKDKLVNETAIANEPIKLLIKEKEELEKKISNLKSEIKIETKEMEKEKKKREDIKKEIKFIEKKLNDYEKNDEKNNKTLRDYENLRSKIQTLRDELNEKQRTINCLLSGGISNDNAGGNTNGNQYNGSFRDQLKNYKTDLSKTETKINNLLQNSKHLEKEIISLKNQRKKYEKEFNEINKEKIAEEKKKETAEKQLEKINSQHNNFEDMPNLQRDKYNLRNELEKLNQEIQILKNLINNVKIDFKIPNNMKESDVYGQIYKLIKIKKDYENTSLAIHLILGGKLSYILVQNKENSKKLFEYNNFSQSNRRVTLLPLKDCIIGRDLNEKSVEECRKELGLDAKDKKDVIYFLDIMDYDKKFEKLVKYLFNGTIICSNVELCKKITYNANKKCSYPTITLEGDKFDTSGSMSGGSNKNINLFLQHYEKYQNIKKDYHSKEEEITKINNKLIAFEKGEEEKKKINKDIQIISNNLSNIENRIETSKYGCLSKKIDNAKDEIEKGREELKTLYDDQKRLNEIIRKLEKDITDYENNKDKKEEDLKDSVKKLKNKIKQLETEENKKKEQVDDLLMQIENFKKQVEKERNDLIIADATITDIENKIVDIQKSIDIENENLKELENKIVQLQISFSSYENEIKQVVKKIEALEKKKANYALDLKKLDNKLIDIKKDFKSANDTVNYLNKTHVWIESYESLFNKKYTAYDFENFKHDAIQKKIQALQNEQNKLSININRKAVQMYEQVQVDYKDLITKKSQVEEDKKKIQEVIADLDVKKSESLLTMYQQINEYFQAIFSTLLPNSQAKLSIIDGDLANGLEMKIAFNNNWKDSLTELSGGQRSLLALSLILAILKVRTVPMYILDEIDAALDLNHTQNIGDMIRTQFPHSQFIIVSLKEGMFSHADVLFKMRFIDGISTVNRHSLDIRQCANKKEITDVKKRRVTIHEREPEDD; from the exons ATGCACATTGAGGAGATAATTTTGGATGGCTTTAAGAGCTATCCAACAAAAACGGTAATTGGGCCTTTCCATCCCCAATTTAATGCAATAACAGGTTTAAATGGTAGTGGTAAATCAAATGTATTAGATGCAATTTGTTTCGTTATgggaataaataatttgaatttAATTCGAGTTAACAGATTAGACGaacttatatataaacaaggTCAGGCAGGAATAACCAAAGGAAGTGTGACGATAAAATTTAACAATGAAGAAAAACCAAGTCCATTACAAGAACCATATAGGGATATGAAAACAATTACTATTACAAGACAGATAATGTTAGGGGGTAGAAAtagatatttattaaatagcCATAATGCTAAACCAAAGGATATTAgtgatttttttcaatcattaaaattaaatattaataaccctcattttttaattatgcaaggtaaaataacaaaggttataaatatgaaaccAATTGAACTTCTTGGTCTAATCGAAGAATCGAGTGGAACAAAACTTTATGAAGTCAAAAGAACAAATGCGATAAAATTGATGGTAAAAAAAGATCAGAAAttagaagaaataaataaagtgTTGGTAGAAGAAATTGAACCaactttaataaaattaaaaaaagaaaaagaagaatataataaatttataagcaataatgaagaaattGAAAAGTATGAAAAGTTAGATATatcttataaatattatgtagctaaaaatataatgataaaaaaccaagaaaaaattgaagaaTGTACaaatgaacaaaatgaaatagaAAGTAATATAAACAGTATAAATGATGagattgaaaaatataaaatggatAAAGACAAATTGGTTAATGAAACTGCCATTGCAAATGAACCCATCAAATTACTTATAAAGGAAAAAGAAGAATtggagaaaaaaatatcaaactTAAAATCAGAGATTAAAATTGAAACTAAAGAAATggaaaaagagaaaaaaaaaagagaagatattaaaaaagagataaaatttatagaaaaaaaattaaatgattacgaaaaaaacgatgaaaaaaataataaaacactGAGAGATTATGAAAACTTAAGAAGTAAAATACAAACATTAAGAGATGAATTGAATGAAAAACAAAGGACAATTAATTGCTTACTTAGTGGTGGTATTAGTAATGATAATGCTGGGGGTAATACTAATGGAAATCAATATAATGGATCTTTTAGAgatcaattaaaaaattataaaacagACCTAAGTAAAACTgagacaaaaataaataacttgttacaaaatagtaaacatttagaaaaggaaattatttcattaaaaaatcaaaggaaaaaatatgaaaaggaatttaacgaaataaataaagaaaaaattgctgaagagaaaaaaaaagagacAGCAGAAAAacaattagaaaaaataaattcacAACATAACAATTTTGAAGATATGCCAAATTTACAAagagataaatataatttacgtaatgaattagaaaaattgAATCAAGaaattcaaattttaaaaaatttaattaataatgttaaaattgattttaaaatacccaataatatgaaagaaTCCGATGTCTATggtcaaatatataaattgattaaaataaaaaaggattatgaaaatacatCATTAGCtattcatttaatattaggaggtaaattatcatatattctagtacaaaataaagaaaacaGCAAAAAGTTgtttgaatataataacttTTCACAAAGCAACAGACGGGTTACATTGTTACCGTTAAAAGATTGTATTATTGGTCGagatttaaatgaaaagtCGGTTGAAGAATGTAGAAAAGAATTAGGTCTTGATGCAAAGGATAAAAAAGAtgtaatttatttcttagATATAATGGATTATGATAAGAAATTTGAAAAgcttgtaaaatatttatttaatggaACTATTATATGTTCAAATGTTGaattatgcaaaaaaattacttacaatgctaataaaaaatgttctTATCCAACTATCACATTGGAGGGTGATAAATTCGATACTTCTGGAAGTATGTCTGGGGGTtcgaataaaaatataaatttatttttacaacattatgaaaaatatcaaaatataaaaaaggattATCATTCAAAAGAAGAAGAGATAACCAAAATAAACAACAAATTAATCGCTTTTGAAAAGGGAGAAgaggaaaaaaagaaaataaataaagatattcaaattatatCTAATAACTTAAgtaatatagaaaatagaATTGAAACAAGTAAATATGGATGTTtaagcaaaaaaatagacAATGCTAAAGATGAAATTGAAAAAGGAAGAGAGGAATTAAAAACATTGTATGATGATCAAAAAAgattaaatgaaattataCGAAAACttgaaaaagatataacagattatgaaaataataaagataaaaaagaagaagatTTAAAAGACAgtgttaaaaaattaaaaaataaaattaaacaaTTAGAAACagaggaaaataaaaaaaaagaacaaGTAGATGATTTATTAATGCAAAtcgaaaattttaaaaaacaagtTGAAAAGGAAAGAAATGATTTAATTATTGCAGATGCTACAATAACtgatattgaaaataaaatagtggATATACAGAAAAGTATagatatagaaaatgaGAATTTAAAAGAACTCGAAAATAAGATTGTTCAACTACAAATAAGTTTTAGTTCATacgaaaatgaaattaaacaagttgttaaaaaaattgaagctttagaaaaaaaaaaagctaaCTATGCATTAGatctaaaaaaattagacaataaattaatagatataaaaaaggattTTAAATCAGCAAATGATACTGtcaattatttgaataaaacTCATGTATGGATAGAATCATATgaatcattatttaataaaaaatatacagcttatgattttgaaaattttaagcATGATgctatacaaaaaaaaattcaagcATTACAAAATGAGCAAAACAAACTATCCATTAATATCAACAGAAAAGCAGTTCAAATGTATGAACAAGTTCAAGTAGATTATAAAGATTTAATAACCAAAAAATCTCAAGTTGaggaagataaaaaaaaaatacaagaaGTCATAGCAGATCTTGATGTAAAGAAAAGTGAAAGTTTACTAACCATGTATCAACaaattaatgaatattttcaGGCAATATTTTCAACACTTCTTCCAAATTCCCAAGCAAAACTAAGTATCATCGATGGTGACTTGGCCAACGGACTAGAAATGAAG ATCGCCTTTAATAACAACTGGAAAGATTCTTTAACAGAATTGAGTGGAGGTCAAAGAAGTCTTTTAGCTTTATCATTAATTCTTGCAATACTAAAAGTGAGAACGGTTCCCATGTATATTTTAGATGAAATTGATGCAGCATTGGATTTAAATCATACTCAAAATATTGGAGATATGATAAGAACACAGTTTCCACATTCACAGTTCATTATTGTTTCATTAAAAGAAGGAATGTTTTCTCATGCagatgttttatttaagaTGAGATTTATTGATGGTATTTCAACTGTCAATAGACATTCATTAGATATTAGACAGTGTgcaaacaaaaaagaaatcactgatgtaaaaaaaagaagagtTACAATTCACGAAAGAGAACCGGAAGATGATTAA
- a CDS encoding translocation protein SEC63, putative — translation MSQFRDTFTKESKKEPLLSYDDSAFTFFAGTVLICILTPCTYIYLKSLIIKIFNNDYYNLKRSKHNSVYRSCTCALCKDKLEKRNKSTSIWEKFGYAKIIQFFLLAIFWGILFILVDKMMNTKPIQTFDPFEILEIAVGATMKEIKKAYRLKSLKFHPDKNPNDTSAAANFILITKAYQTLTDEISKQNYEKYGNPDGPGMMKVGIGLPKLLIDEKYQLLILSIFFLIFLVFIPAIFIIYYQKQKRYGPNGVKIETLQFLAYTINENTRATAYPEILAATGESRDLELRENDDKLVKELMEELTEHKKRMFKVPIVTKNYSLILAHMQRRHDLLSDSLKNDLNEILRFSLLITHSMIEISILRDWFLTAQAALTFRRCLIQACDIRSSSLLQIPHIDEDMIKNMHKGKFAVKDILEFVHQDHENRKGLADMNDDQILDIKSFCNVVPDIKMNARILVEDETHIVKGDVASIYVQIDRTNLKEKEASGYIHAPYFPQPKFEEWWIIATYKGDDRILKHAHIKNCEKIIEEKLQFMVDKVGNLSVSIYLLSDCYFGCDKKLDLSFKAYSPTEIKREIFVHPEDLELDNEPTLFQQMLGDVGRGEDDTDDDEEAEEVYNANNTNTTNAKSNASNNQKPSKSNSKQSHEKYVPENEQDDDSDDD, via the coding sequence ATGTCACAGTTTCGCGATACTTTTACTAAAGAGAGTAAAAAAGAGCCGTTATTAAGTTATGATGACTCGGCATTCACTTTTTTTGCTGGAACTGTTTTAATTTGCATATTAACACCATGCACATACATCTATTTAAAatctttaattataaaaatttttaataatgattattataatttaaaaagatCTAAACACAATAGTGTTTACCGGTCGTGTACATGTGCACTGTGCAAAgataaattagaaaaaagaaataaaagcaCATCAATATGGGAAAAGTTTGGATATGCAAAGATAATCCAATTCTTTCTTTTGGCAATATTTTGGGggatattatttattttagtGGATAAAATGATGAACACAAAACCAATACAGACATTTGATCcttttgaaatattagaAATTGCTGTTGGAGCAACAATgaaagaaattaaaaaggcTTATAGATTGaaatcattaaaatttCACCCAGATAAAAATCCAAATGATACATCCGCGGCtgcaaattttattttaataacaaaaGCTTATCAAACATTAACAGATGAAATATCTAAGCAGAATTATGAAAAGTATGGAAACCCCGATGGGCCCGGCATGATGAAAGTGGGTATTGGTTTACCAAAATTACTTATCGATGAGAAATatcaattattaatattatcaatattttttttaatatttcttgTGTTTATACCtgcaatatttattatatattatcaaaaacaAAAACGATATGGTCCAAATGGTGTTAAAATAGAAacattacaatttttagcttatacaataaatgaaaatacacGAGCAACCGCATATCCTGAAATATTAGCTGCAACAGGAGAAAGTAGAGATTTGGAATTAAgagaaaatgatgataaactTGTAAAAGAACTTATGGAAGAACTCACTGAACATAAAAAGAGAATGTTTAAAGTTCCTAttgtaacaaaaaattattcctTAATATTAGCTCATATGCAAAGAAGACATGATTTATTATCAGATAGTTtgaaaaatgatttaaatgaaattcttcgattttctttattaataaCACACAGTATGATAGAAATTAGTATATTACGAGATTGGTTTTTAACAGCTCAAGCAGCTTTAACATTTAGAAGATGCTTAATACAAGCATGTGATATTCGTAGTTCGAGTTTATTACAAATTCCTCATATTGATGAAGATATGATTAAGAATATGCATAAAGGAAAATTTGCTGTAAAGGATATCCTCGAATTTGTTCACCAAGATCATGAAAATCGAAAGGGATTAGCGGATATGAATGATGATCAAATTTTAGATATTAAATCATTTTGTAATGTTGTCccagatataaaaatgaatgcTAGAATTTTAGTAGAAGATGAAACACATATTGTTAAAGGAGATGTCGCTTCAATTTACGTACAAATTGATAgaacaaatttaaaagaaaaagaagcATCGGGATATATACATGCTCCTTATTTCCCTCAACCCAAGTTTGAAGAATGGTGGATCATTGCAACATATAAAGGAGATGATCGTATATTAAAGCATgcacatattaaaaattgtgaaaaaattatagaagaaaaattacaatTTATGGTAGATAAAGTAGGAAACTTATCtgtatctatatatttacttaGCGATTGCTATTTTGGatgtgataaaaaattggatttatcatttaaggCTTACTCACCAACTGAAATAAAGAGAGAAATCTTTGTTCATCCAGAAGATTTAGAATTGGATAATGAACCAACCTTATTTCAGCAAATGCTTGGAGATGTAGGAAGAGGAGAGGATGACACTGATGATGACGAAGAAGCTGAGGAAGTTTATAATGCGAACAACACTAACACTACTAATGCAAAATCAAATGCTTCAAATAATCAAAAGCCAAGTAAAAGTAATAGCAAACAATCTcatgaaaaatatgtaccCGAAAATGAGCAAGATGATGACTCTGATGATGATTGA
- a CDS encoding ubiquitin carboxyl-terminal hydrolase MINDY, putative has protein sequence MSSWLKHNYDENSDEEENIIVRFADYETFKSYVLNKYDKTHKSHNYQTDNIYFYTVKWITFINRKVPILLQNKNGACPLLCIANILLLRNQLHIDKKIKKISQKVLEDKIISILLESNKKNVTNNSASCNYRKNIIECIDILPQLKYGLDVNCKFTDIQSFEYTKGLCIFDMLNIPLYHGWVISSDDKMFYPYLKDYSYNVIINKVIKYNEYYEKKKKAMSADESSNEKLIIMSQALNLYFESDDGGNSGPPKKIEENNNIHINDMIISKDNPNISKTLEFKTREQINTIPIENANSSFNTNSSSHKNEKIMKSHSASIPIFPDDLDKNMDDNLKTNMDQNPVLNLGNYNVDHDPWEETGKTDFNRRFFNANQNLYNNEIATNNNNHNIGNNKSNANQNNVNNNNDNSNGKKNTIISGFLKRDKKNNKGDKTEVSNPEWINKAGDVLKKKKESLTLLFSSQLNKKTKKKDKQTATDDENINKEINNEDIKQPLKIEYINSEKNKIDTPKFPDDIISASENFKTNSFSFKSDILDTSVNNIDTNYEVFGKGNKKKNSTNKVHYENIIDNDNKYKEHIIINNYNTNVNLTPHEFHEALIILEFLEVYKTQLTLVGLKLLQENLNANQLVAFFRNNHFNTLFKYNNQLFLLVGDISFLHLRCTWELFDSVTNDTTYCDNNFKCITGDDMSNFFNQHISILNSFENINNLKGDMQSLNAYSAYLNNKKKKKKCTIM, from the coding sequence atgtCATCGTGGttaaaacataattatgatgaaaacagcgatgaagaagaaaatattatagttCGGTTCGCCGACTATGAGACCTTTAAGTCTtatgtattaaataaatatgataaaacaCATAAATCGCACAATTATCAAAcggataatatatatttttatacagTTAAATGGATTACTTTTATAAATAGGAAAGTTCCGATTTTacttcaaaataaaaatggagcATGCCCTCTGTTATGTATAGCTAATATACTACTATTACGAAATCAATTACatatagataaaaaaattaaaaaaatatctcAAAAAGTATTAGaagacaaaataataagtatattattggaatcaaataaaaaaaatgtaacaaATAATAGTGCTTCATGtaattatagaaaaaatataattgaatgtatagatatattaccacaattaaaatatggatTAGATGTAAATTGTAAATTTACAGATATCCAATCATTTGAATATACTAAAGGGTTATGTATATTTGATATGTTAAATATTCCACTATATCATGGGTGGGTAATATCATCTGAtgataaaatgttttatccTTATTTAAAGGATTACTCCTATAATGTCATTATCAATAaagttattaaatataatgaatattatgaaaaaaaaaaaaaagctatGTCTGCAGACGAATcatcaaatgaaaaattgaTAATTATGTCACAGGCcctaaatttatattttgaaagtGATGATGGAGGAAATTCTGGCCctccaaaaaaaatagaagaaaataataatatccatataaatgatatgaTTATTTCGAAAGATAATCCAAATATAAGTAAAACATTAGAATTTAAAACACgtgaacaaataaatacaatacCTATTGAAAATGCTAACTCGAGTTTTAACACAAACTCTTCTAGCcacaaaaatgaaaaaataatgaaatccCATAGCGCTAGCATACCTATATTTCCTGATGATTtggataaaaatatggacGATAAtcttaaaacaaatatggATCAAAATCCGGTTCTTAATTTAGGTAACTATAATGTTGATCATGATCCTTGGGAAGAAACGGGCAAAACGGATTTCAATAGGCGATTTTTTAATGCCaatcaaaatttatataacaatGAAATAgcaacaaataataataatcataatataggcaataataaaagtaatgcaaatcaaaataatgttaacaataataatgataattctaatgggaaaaaaaatactattaTCTCGGGCTTTTTGAAAAgggataaaaaaaataataaaggtGATAAAACAGAAGTAAGTAATCCCGAATGGATAAATAAAGCTGGAgatgtattaaaaaaaaaaaaagaatctttaacacttttattttcgtctcaattaaataaaaaaactaaaaagAAGGATAAGCAAACCGCAActgatgatgaaaatataaataaagaaattaataatgaagATATAAAACAACCTTTAAAAAtcgaatatattaatagcgaaaaaaataaaatagataCCCCTAAATTTCCAGATGATATTATATCCGCTagtgaaaattttaaaacaaattcattttcatttaaatcgGATATTTTAGACACTAGcgtaaataatattgatacAAATTATGAGGTATTTGGAAAAGggaataaaaagaaaaattcaACTAATAAAGTgcattatgaaaatattatagataatgataataaatataaagaacatataattataaataattataatactaATGTCAATTTAACACCACATGAGTTTCATGAAGCATTAATTATACTTGAATTTTTAGAAGTTTATAAAACCCAGTTAACATTAGTTGGCTTGAAGTTATTAcaagaaaatttaaatgctAATCAATTAGTGGCattttttagaaataaccattttaatactctttttaaatataacaatcaattatttttattagttggagatatttcttttttgcaTTTAAGATGCACATGGGAATTATTTGATAGTGTAACTAATGACACTACTTATtgtgataataattttaaatgtatAACAGGAGATGATATGtcaaattttttcaatCAACATATATCAATTTTAAACAGTTTTGAAAacattaataatttgaaaGGAGATATGCAATCCCTAAATGCATACTCAGcctatttaaataataaaaaaaaaaaaaaaaaatgtacaaTCATGTAG